One stretch of Zingiber officinale cultivar Zhangliang chromosome 6B, Zo_v1.1, whole genome shotgun sequence DNA includes these proteins:
- the LOC121993267 gene encoding alcohol dehydrogenase class-3, which translates to MTTQGQVITCKAAVAWEANKPLVIEDVQVAPPQAGEVRVKILFAALCHTDAYTLSGKDPEGLFPCILGHEAAGIVESVGEGVTEVQPGDHVIPCYQAECRECKFCKSGKTNLCGKVRSATGVGVMLNDRGSRFSIDGKPIYHFMGTSTFSQYTVVHDVSVAKIHPQAPLEKVCLLGCGVPTGLGAVWNTAKVESGSIVAIFGLGTVGLAVAEGAKTAGASRIIGVDIDNKKFDIAKNFGVTEFVNPKDHDKPIQQVIVDLTDGGVDYSFECIGNVSIMRAALECCHKGWGTSVIVGVAASGQEISTRPFQLVTGRVWKGTAFGGFKSRSQVPWLVEKYMNKEIKVDEYITHNMTLEEINEGFDLLHEGGCLRCVLSLHA; encoded by the exons ATGACGACTCAGGGTCAGGTCATCACCTGCAAAG CTGCGGTAGCGTGGGAGGCGAACAAGCCTCTTGTCATAGAAGACGTGCAGGTAGCACCACCGCAAGCTGGTGAAGTCCGAGTCAAGATTCTCTTCGCCGCTCTTTGCCACACGGACGCTTATACTTTGAGCGGCAAG GATCCTGAAGGCCTTTTCCCTTGTATTCTTGGTCACGAGGCTGCAGG TATTGTTGAGAGTGTTGGAGAAGGGGTAACTGAAGTTCAGCCTGGAGATCATGTCATACCTTGTTACCAAGCAGAATGCAGAGAGTGCAAGTTTTGCAAATCAGGAAAAACCAACCTATGTGGTAAAGTTCGTTCAGCAACTGGTGTTGGTGTCATGTTGAATGATCGGGGAAGTCGTTTCTCTATCGATGGAAAGCCAATTTACCATTTCATGGGGACATCAACTTTCAGTCAGTATACTGTTGTACACGATGTTAGTGTTGCTAAAATTCATCCACAGGCCCCTCTTGAAAAAGTCTGCTTGCTTGGTTGTGGTGTTCCTACTG GTCTTGGAGCTGTATGGAATACTGCAAAGGTGGAATCAGGTTCAATTGTTGCAATTTTTGGCCTTGGCACTGTTGGTCTTGCT GTTGCTGAAGGTGCAAAGACAGCAGGTGCTTCACGAATCATTGGTGTTGATATCGACAACAAAAAGtttgatattg CAAAGAATTTTGGAGTCACAGAATTTGTGAACCCAAAAGACCACGATAAACCAATACAGCAAGTCATCGTTGACCTTACTGATGGTGGTGTTGATTATAGTTTTGAGTGCATTGGTAATGTCTCTATCATGAGAGCTGCCCTTGAATGCTGTCACAAA GGTTGGGGCACATCAGTTATTGTAGGTGTTGCAGCTTCTGGTCAGGAGATAAGCACTAGGCCTTTCCAGCTCGTGACTGGACGTGTCTGGAAGGGAACTGCTTTTGGTGGCTTCAAAAGTCGTTCTCAAGTTCCTTGGCTCGTTGAGAAGTACATGAATAAG GAAATCAAGGTGGATGAATATATTACACACAATATGACACTGGAGGAGATCAACGAGGGCTTTGATCTCTTGCACGAAGGTGGCTGCCTGCGTTGTGTGCTCTCTTTGCATGCATAA